From Coriobacteriia bacterium, a single genomic window includes:
- a CDS encoding shikimate kinase, giving the protein MRRGHIFLVGFMGSGKSTVASVVADRLGIPCVDIDQRIEAQQGASIAEVFTVSGEAAFRALETEALLALEGVEPSVVACGGGVVLSPENRAALKRMGIVVLLEVSAAEAIARIGDVTTRPLLAGGSGTLAATTLLQAREGLYRSVADVSIQTGGHTPDEVATALLAKVEDVS; this is encoded by the coding sequence ATGAGGCGCGGACACATCTTCCTCGTCGGTTTCATGGGTTCGGGCAAGTCAACGGTCGCGTCGGTCGTCGCTGACCGTCTTGGTATACCGTGTGTCGATATCGATCAGCGCATCGAGGCCCAGCAGGGAGCGAGCATCGCTGAGGTGTTCACCGTTTCGGGTGAAGCGGCCTTCCGCGCGCTTGAGACTGAAGCGCTGCTCGCTTTAGAGGGCGTCGAACCCTCGGTTGTCGCCTGCGGTGGGGGCGTCGTACTGTCGCCTGAGAACCGCGCGGCGCTCAAGCGCATGGGGATCGTCGTGTTACTTGAGGTCAGCGCAGCCGAAGCCATCGCCCGCATCGGCGACGTGACCACGCGCCCTCTGCTTGCCGGAGGTTCGGGCACCCTGGCGGCGACGACCCTACTGCAGGCGCGCGAAGGACTGTATCGCTCGGTGGCCGACGTGAGCATCCAGACCGGTGGCCATACCCCCGATGAGGTGGCGACCGCGCTGCTCGCTAAGGTGGAGGAT